The bacterium genome contains the following window.
CATCTACCCGTGAACCAAAAAGATAAACTACTGCATCTGGAACAAGAAGCAAAATCTCCCTTTTAAGAAACTCTAGTTGTTCTGCTGAAATTCTCATTTTAATTTTCTCTGTCTATAGTTTATTTATACCTTGTCACCTCTGGTGGTTTATAGAGAAGCTCTTTTGTGTAAATCATTCCCGCTCGATTATAACACGCTAATTCATACTCACCAGTCATAGTCAAGGCATTTTTCGGACAGGCTTCGACACATAATCCACAAAACAGGCATCTGGCAATATTTATTTCAAAGGATATAACCTCTTTGTTATAATCTGTTCCCTCACCGGTAACAATTTTTATTGCCTGAGAA
Protein-coding sequences here:
- a CDS encoding NADH-quinone oxidoreductase subunit I translates to MRQNIIISIKELIKGLCVTFGHLFVKSVTLQYPRQRWIVADRYRGLERLTIDEKGEERCVGCCLCAQMCPSQAIKIVTGEGTDYNKEVISFEINIARCLFCGLCVEACPKNALTMTGEYELACYNRAGMIYTKELLYKPPEVTRYK